A genomic segment from Triticum dicoccoides isolate Atlit2015 ecotype Zavitan chromosome 1A, WEW_v2.0, whole genome shotgun sequence encodes:
- the LOC119327629 gene encoding bidirectional sugar transporter SWEET6a-like produces MVSADAARNIVGIVGNVISFGLFLSPVPTFWRIIKAKDVEEFKPDPYLATLLNCMLWVFYGLPIVHPNSILVVTINGIGLVIESAYLIIFFIYATRNTRLKMLGVLTVEALFMVAVVAGVLLGAHTHEKRSMIVGILCVIFGSVMYASPLTIMGKVIKTRSVEYMPFVLSLVNFLNGCCWTAYALIKFDLYITIPNGLGAVFGLAQLILYGCYYRSTPKKGKNVELPTVKVTKNSVGGGRVSVTVEK; encoded by the exons ATGGTTTCCGCCGACGCCGCCCGCAACATCGTCGGCATCGTCGGCAATGTCATCTCCTTCGGGCTCTTCCTCTCCCCTGT GCCGACGTTCTGGCGGATcatcaaggccaaggacgtggaggAGTTCAAGCCGGACCCCTACCTGGCGACGCTGCTCAACTGCATGCTCTGGGTCTTCTACGGCCTCCCCATCGTCCACCCCAACAGCATCCTCGTCGTCACCATCAACGGGATCGGGCTCGTCATCGAGAGCGCCTACCTCATCATATTCTTCATCTACGCCACCAGGAACACACGG TTGAAGATGCTCGGCGTGCTCACCGTCGAGGCCTTGTTCATGGTGGCCGTGGTGGCCGGCGTGCTCCTCGGCGCCCACACCCACGAGAAGCGCTCCATGATCGTCGGCATCCTCTGCGTCATCTTCGGCTCGGTCATGTACGCCTCCCCGCTCACCATCATG GGTAAAGTGATCAAGACCAGGAGCGTGGAGTACATGCCATTCGTCCTCTCCCTGGTGAACTTCCTCAACGGCTGCTGCTGGACGGCCTATGCGCTCATCAAGTTCGACCTCTACATCACG ATCCCCAATGGACTCGGTGCCGtctttggcctcgcccagctgatcCTCTACGGCTGCTACTATAGGTCGACTCCCAAGAAGGGGAAGAATGTCGAGCTGCCTACCGTCAAAGTCACAAAGAACAGCGTTGGCGGCGGCAGGGTCTCCGTCACCGTTGAGAAATAA